In the genome of Planctomycetia bacterium, the window TTCGCAGTCGCGCAGCTCGATCACTCCCTCGATCATCTCGCGGGCTTCTTCTTCGAGGAGTCCTTCGCGATGCCCTTCGGTGAGGATCGTGCGGATTTCTTCCTCGATGGAGGCTGCCGACGGCACTTCCTGCACGCGCCCGGCGAGGCGATGCAGCAATGCGTTGATCAACTCTCCGCCTAACGTCAGCGGGCGAGCCAGTGAGGAGACGATCAACCAGAACGGCCAGGTGCGGACCAGCAACGGCTCCGCCCAGAGCCGCGCCAAGGCCTCCGGCAACCAGAGCCGTGCAAACAAGAGCGCCACGACGCAGGCGGCGAGGTCCAGGCCCCAGGCCGTGCCGCCGAGCGGGGCGTCGGCCGCGCCTTCCAGGTGGCGGAGCCAATGGGCGCTTACGAAGCAGAGCACCGTCAATAGCCCGAAGACGAGCGCCCAGCAATCGACGGCGAGGGCGACTTCCTCGTGGCGCAACAGCACTTCGCCCAAGAGGTCGCGGCGATTGCGCTGGCGGCAGAGTTCTTCCAATCGGCTGCGGGAAAAGTGATGCAGCGATCGCGCCGCCCAGGAGGCGCAGAGCGTGGCCAGCAAACAGACGGCGGCTGCAATATAGAGGGATTGATCCATCACGGCCCCTGCTCCGCCGTGGCTGGCCACCGACGCAATTCTTCACGGCTCGTCGTGGGCAGGCCATGGGCCGCGAGCCAGTGCCGCTCGCGCGACCGCATCACCGTCGCGGCTGCTTCATCCAGGTCATCGTAGCCGCAAAGATGGAGCGCGCCGTGGATGGCGTACAACGTCAACTCCGCTGCGGGGGCCAGTTCGAACCGCGGCGCGTTTAGCAGGGCCTCGTCGGCGCTGACGATGATCTCGCCTTCCAGCAGGTCGTCCGTCTGTTCCAAGACGAAGCTCAGGACGTCCGTGGGATAGTCGTGGGCGAGATGGCGGCGATTCAGTTCGTGCATGGACGGGCCGTCGACGATCGCCAGACTGACCTGCCCCTCGGCGCGGCCTTCTCCGACGAGCACGGAGCGCACGACTTCGGCCAATCGAGCGGAGTCGATCGGGAGACGGCTTTGGCGGTTGTTGACTTCGACG includes:
- the ybeY gene encoding rRNA maturation RNase YbeY, translated to MIVVEVNNRQSRLPIDSARLAEVVRSVLVGEGRAEGQVSLAIVDGPSMHELNRRHLAHDYPTDVLSFVLEQTDDLLEGEIIVSADEALLNAPRFELAPAAELTLYAIHGALHLCGYDDLDEAAATVMRSRERHWLAAHGLPTTSREELRRWPATAEQGP